The stretch of DNA TCCACAATGGAAGAAGATTGATGAAACATATCCAGAATTTGGTGCTGAGCCAAGAAACTTAAGACTTGGACTTGCTACAGATGGTATGAATCCTTATGGGAACTTAAGTAGCAAACATAGTTCGTGGCCAGTTTTGCTGATGATTTACAATTTATCTCCTTTGTTGTGCATGAAGAGGAAAtatatgatgttgtctatgatgatatcgggTCCTAGACAACCTGGAAATGACATTGATGTGTACCTAAAGCCGTTGATCGATGATTTGAAACTATTATGGGAAGAAGGTGTCGATGTGTATGATTCATATTCTGAAGAATTGTTTTGTTTGCATGCAATGTTGTTTTGCACTATAAATGATTTTCCAGCATATGGAAACTTGAGCGGTTACAGTGTTAAAGGTCATTTTGCATGTCccatttgtgaaaaaaacaCGAGTTATATTCAATTGAAGCACGGTCAGAAAACTGTGTATACAAGACATCGAAAGTTTCTTCCTCGAAATCATCCTTATCGTAGAATGAAAAAAGCATTTAATGGAAGTCCTGAGGATGAAGTTGTAGCGAGACCCCGCAATGGTGAAGAAATATACAACCAAGTGGAAAACATTGACATTGTGTTTGGGAAACATCCAAAGAAAAAGACCACGGAAAAAAGCATTTGGAAGAAACGATCAATCTTCTTTAATCTTCCATATTGGTGTAAACTTGATGTACGACATTGTATAGACGTGATGCacgttgaaaaaaatgtatgtgatagCGTCATCGGGACTTTACTAAATGTAAAAGGAAAGACTAAAGATGGAGTTAAAGCACGACAAGATTTGGCTGAAATGGGCATCCGTTCTGAGTTACATGCACAATCAATTGGAAGACGAACCTACTTGCCTCCAGCTTGTCACACTCTTTCTAGAAAAGATAAGCAAATTTTTTGTGAGTGTTTAAGAAGTGTGAAGGTTCCCCAAggttactcttcaaatattagtaGTCTTGTTTCTATGCAAGATTTAAAGTTAGTCGGTTtaaagtctcacgattgtcATGTGTTGATGCAACAACTTTTACCAGTAGCTTTTCGAGCCATCTTACCTACTTCTGTCAGAGGTATTCTAACACGTTTGTGTATGTTCTTCAATGCCATATGCAAGAAAGTTATTGACCCTCGAGTGTTAGACGATTTGGAAAATGAGGCCATTAGACTATTGTGTCAATTGGAAATGTATTTTCCACCTTCATTTTTCGATATCATGGTTCATTTGATAGTTCATCTTGTGAGGGAAATTCGATTATGTGGGCCAGTTTTCTTGAGATGGATGTACCCAGTGGAAAGATACATGAAGATCTTAAAGGGATATGTCAAGAATCAGTATCGACCAGAAGCTTCTATTATAGAGCGGTACATTGCAGAAGAAGCCATTGAATTCTGCTCAAGTTATATGCCAAGTTGTGAACCAATTGAAGTTCCTAAGACTAGACATGAAGGTAAATGTGAAGGTAAGGGTGTGCGTGGAGTGAAGATTCAAAGTTTTAGTAGAAAATTAGTTGATCAAGCCCATTTGTACATCTTAAACAACACTGTAGAGGTCATTCCTTACATAACGCAACACATTGATGAAACGAAATCAGCACATCCACGAATGAGTGAAAAATGGGCACTTAATGAACATAACAAAACATTCTTATCATGGTTTAAGAAAAAGGTTTACGCGACTCCAAATGTTTCTGAAACTCTATTGAGGCTAGCTCGTGGACCGAACAATGATGTCATTACATATGGCGGGTACTACATAAACaatcattgtttttattcaaagatggaagatgacaaaagtaGAGTTCAAAATAGTGGGGTTACACTTCAAGCTGAATCTGTACATTTTGCCAGTTCTAAGGACAAGAATCCAGTTACAGCATCCATGAGTTACTTTGGAATAATACACGAAATATGGGAAGTTGATTATGTGACTTTTAGAGTGCCAGTTTTCAAGTGTAAATGGGTTGATAGTAATTCGGGTGTTAGCACAGATGACTTTGGCTTTACTTTGGTGGATCTTAACAAGATGAGTGATACAAATGAACCATTTATTATGGCTAGTCAAgcaagacaaattttttatgtcattgATCCAGCCAATCAGAAATTGTCAGTTGTATTGGAAGGAAGAAACATGCACgtaaatgatgatgaagattgTCTAGACATACTTGAGACAACGTctttctcatcaagaaccattcAAGACAAAATTGATGATGTAACTGATGACATCCAtgctattcgaagtgatcacaATGAAGGCATATGGGAGAACACAATTTCTTGATAggtgtttatttaataatattgtcacatttacttttttttttatttttcttcctgttttaatataatagagGTTAATTGAGTATATTTTCATTGTTAACATTTCCTAATGATATGTTTCAGGTATGACAAGCTCCGGATCAGACCAGGAGGGACCTGGTAGATCTGTGACTCGGTTGCCGGATGTCACAAACCGACGAGAGAGGATGCCGGTCCACATTGATCCTCGATCGGGTGAACCCAGTGGCCCTTGGGAAAAAAAGTACCGTAGCTACATAGGAATGTTGGCCAAAACGAAAGTTTCTATTGCAATTGCATGTTGGGATGACGTCGCGGAGGTCGAGAAGAACCTTCTATGGCAGGATCTTGTGGTATGTTTACTTAAACCaactatagtatttttttatgttactcttaacataacatattttatgttttaaacagCACAAATTTGAGATTACTCCGAACACTGAGCGAATTAGAAAGAAAGTCTTATCTCACATAGCCACCAGATGGAGGGACTTCAAGGCAAGGCTCAGACGTTTATATGTGTTTGGAGATAGACAACATGACACTCCTTGTGAGAAGTACAAAATCTCGGAGGAGGAGTGGATGCAATTTCGTGCATGTAGAGAGTTTGGAGACTGGCAggtttgtttgttaaatttgtttatagtgaCACTAGTCATACATTTCTGTAttcaaactattaaataatgttatgtgTGGCAGGAAAAAAGGACAGCAGCCCAACAAAGACAAAGGCTTAATGATACACCACATGTACTCTCTCGAGGTGGTTATGCATtattggagaaaaaattgaaaaagtcgcGTGCACAGACTCTGGGACTTGAGTCCCCTGACCTAGTGGATGCAATTCCTAGGTACGAGATGTGGAAGGCTGCTCGGACTAAGTCCGATGGGCAAATGACATCACAATCAGCTCAAATCATATCTCAAAAAATAGTAAGTACAAATCTTATTTGACTATCATAGTTCATATGTTTCTCCTTttgattaaactttcttttgtgGTGTAGGATGAATTAATTGAGCAAGAGACTCAGGGTTCGTTTGTTGGCCATGGTCGGGACGATATACTCACAACGGCAATTGGAAGGCCAGAGCACCCAggacgtgtgcgtggtgttGGAGGTGCCATTGGTCTTCGAGATTACTTTGGTCCTCCACAAAGAAGTAATGAATCGTTGAGTCAAGAGGCCTTGAGGAAGATGGAGCAACAAATGGAGGAAAGATTCAACCAACGCATGGGAATTATGGAGCAACGTTTTATGGAACAACttcaacagcaacaacaaatacaaagaacACTTGAAGAAAAGCTTCAGTCCATGCAGCAACAGAACATGAAATTACCCACTCGAGCTCCAACAGGACAACGTGTGAGTACAAAAGGCTCATGCTCTGGTGTAGATCATACTGACTACACAAGTCAGTATAAGCTATTGGTTGATGAAGACCCCCCGCGCGTAGTGGCCATAGGACGACAACTTCAGGGTGGGGAGACTATCCATGGTGTTCCTCTATTGCCCCATCATGTGCGTGTGATGATTGATGAAGTTCGAGATCCCCATGCCCAAGTGCCTGTGCCAACTTCAGAAATCCAATTTGTTGGGGAAGCTTTAGGCACATTTATTGCTTGGCCTAAAGCATTGATCATGCCATACTTTAGCCCACCAAAGGTATTATGACATCATGTTTTTAGTAGTTCAatcttacaatttataaaacttttaacgtcaaacctttctaaatctttatttcaGTCCACTCGTCCTGAAAAACAGTCGGTCCGACGTCCACGTGTTATacgtgaagatgatgaaatggCGGAAGCAGAAGATGATCCTCTAGGAAAGCTGCTTCTGAAATTACACAAGTTGAAAAGAGGACCGGTAGAGCTAGAGTGGGAGTTAAGAGTATTTGGCCTCCATTGTCATGTCGCATTGTACATAAACCTGAATGATGCACTAGAGATCATTACAGGAgacaagatgttaaatatttcagtcatacaactatggtgcatgtaagattttttttattgtatttcatatttaaagcaAGAAATTggtaccttttaatattatacctaactgtcttcttgtaggtacatggacaaagtcattgtggaccaaggtcgatcttccgtctatggattcattgaacctcaaacaattcaaccttcgggaaactcacctgaccaaatcaaactttatttgcaaacatggatggttgagtcaaatagagagatctactttgcgccatacattgattcgtaagtgtttttgctaataatattttgtgaagtattattaattattttggctaagtacttgtgattgatggtaggtatcattggcaactttgtctcatcattccaagacaatgcctagttgtatggttttgttcatgccataggaagattccaccagcttttaaaaacatgttacaagagtaagtattatttttttttgattcctaacctatgtatctacttagttataaaaacttatatatgttttatgtttccaaaatttcattagaattgtgggtaaacctagaggccaacaacttaaagtcatatatccaaaggttagaactcattcattttaaagttattaatttctgtatgtcaacttatgactttgatgtgtttattttatttgtaatgttcagtgtaacaagcaagaagattcatgggaatgtggatattatgtcatgtcttggataagaacaatcattcgagctgcagttaaagatgaatggatagaggtaattatatatatctttcacatattataaatcatatcaaactttaaagaatgatattcatacataatgaaattgtattactttttcagcgattcaagaatccatcacctcTACCAGATGACATTATCCACACACTAAGACAAGAATGGGCAGCATATCTATTGGAGAGATGGAGTTGATACCACATGAATTAGAACtcgttttaaaaactttattgtacaagaatttcatgttgaaacttttagtttgttgttatttatattagtttagaatatatgttgaaactttagttctattatatgtaactctaaaATTGTGCTGAaagttttatgaaattgttctgggaattttctgattttcaggtgtgTGGATATTGtaaaaatagtcaaatttttttaaaaaaatggtgcAGTTTGACGTCTGGTGTGCCCTGACAAACGTAATTTAACGTCGGACTGTACCAGGGCcgacgtaatttaacgtctgactgTTGCAgggccgacgttatttaacgtctgacagTCTCTAACAGACGTTAAATTGCTCAGTTTTTTCCCTCTTTTTGGTGCAAAAATTGACGTCTGCTATTACTGGCCCCGACGTTGGATAACGTCGGACTCCCAAAAGGACCGACGTCAAGTGACGTCTGCTATTTTGCCGAcgttattttgacgtcacccgatacgacgtcggtgtttgggcagacgtcaaaggtcgaaaatgtcagacgttaaaaggcttttttgtgttagtggaaCAACTATCCGGGGAAgaaatccccaacacatggaatgtatcccacctaaagttttatttcagttgaacatacaccatacttgtaaccacgggtgtactctttttcctcacttggtcttttttccctaaggagggttttggccaaggaggttttaacgaggcacccccatttcaatcaataaaatgagtggttccctactCTATGACTCTATGATACTTGtgttttaattcgtttaagttccccacccttaccacaagtaagcggcctgggtcgaacaccctctacttgtgttttaattcgtttaagttccccacccttaccacaagtaagcggcctgggtcgaacaccctctacttgtgtttaattcatttaagttccccacccttaccacaagtaagcggcctgggtcgaacaccctctacttgtgttttaattcgtttaagttctccacccttaccacaagtaagcggcctgggtcgaacaccctctacttgtgttttaattcgtttaagttccccacccttaccacaagtaagcggcctgggtcgaacaccctctacttgtgttttaattcgtttaagttccccacccttaccacaagtaagcggcctgggtcgaacaccctctacttgtgtttaattcgtttaagttccccacccttaccacaagtaagcggcctgggtcgaacaccctctacttgtgttttaattcgtttaagttgcccacccttaccacaagtaagcggcctgggtcgaacaccctctacctGTGTTTAATtggtttaagtttcccacccttaccacaagtaagcggcctgggtcgaacaccctctacttgtgttttaaTTCGCAAAACGCCAACAACGTTCCCTTATTTAAATACACATACAACATATCTCATATTCCTATCACATGCTATcatcaacaaccacaaaacatgTATATATCCACAAGATGcatcatattaaaaacaaatcaaaatattgtacgagttattacagacttaggattcattgcgaaatcaaacaatataaaaactaCATCCTAAGCTGCTTGGTTACCATCACCCTCCACGGTCACATCCGCTTCCTTCTCTGCCTCGGGCGCCTCACTCCCAACCCCTTCCTCACCTTCTTCATCCTCCCCTACCAGCTTTCCACCGACCACATCTTTATCTACATCAAACCTTGAATCCAGTGCATCCACATCGTtatagaagaaggccgcctgccgcaaccccttctcaaagccGTTTATATGCTCCTGAATAACATTGTTCTTTAGGTCATCCAATTCACCGACAgccccatcatacttatcctttAGATCCTCATAGTCCTCCTCCATCTCCCCTATCCGCTTATCCAACTTCTCCTCAGAGTCTAGACAACGAACCTTCCACGACACCAACCTTTTTCTCTCAGCTTCCCatccttccttctccttctccaacgccgccttctcctccgccaACTTGTCCAACTTACCCTGCAgctcccccacctccttcacttcccttctgtaaagggaCCCCACACGTCTACCCAACACCAATGCCTTACTCCCAAATTCAACCATGGTCCTCACaatatgatcaacctccataTTGTCGATGGAGTTCACAACAGTATCAGGCAAGTTtatcgagatatccttcctcacggatatctccggcaactcgattAGCCCGGCCTCCGGCGCCTTCTCCCCGTTGGCCGATCCCGCCCCATCACCTGACCTAAGGATAGCGGCTCTTATCTTCTTTACATCCTTACCCTTCCCAGGTCGAGCCGGAAGCTCAGCCCTCCTCTTCGTGCCGCCATGTACATGCACTTCCACCACGGACTCCTGTAGATTGGGAACACCAGctttcccagcctccttggccttggcggccatctccttcctcagtgcttgaaagagcgccaagttcttcttgccaGACTGTGCCATATatcctgcaataacatatcacaacttggatcaaaacaacttagcatcattaacacagattaagtaataaacagataccttcaatatctataatcggatgcaccgaattataaaccctaactaagcccttagtgggcaacttatccacaaatcttaacaacatccccaccacctccttatctcCGGACGACAACTCCTCCATCCCCATATCCTTGTAACGCGAAGGGTTATTGGTCCAACTGAAAGGGAActttgtactcccatccgcattcaggaAATGCTGctcacctccctccttcaccacaaccttgaagtatccatccttgaagtgcttgaaagactgggagaatgcatccaacCTGCTAATGCTGGGACGACTTATCAATGACAACCATGTAGCCGGCCTCCGGGGTCTGGtatcatagaaatacaaaaacgcataaggtgaaggctccaagtacagcgactcgcacagaatgcggaaaGCCTGTAATTAAGCCCAGCTGTTAGGGTGTAGttgagtaggcgccacattcaaaGCCCGCAACACGCCCATGGTAAAGTCGTCGAAAGGTAGACGTATATGCagttgagaaaaatggcacatatacatgtaaaagaacttctcggtagccccttcttgcccatggcatacccggtctatggcgctcactctttccaatgaaacaatgtctccactgacccctctagagatgacgggtgtacagtttagccaggaattcagcagacgagaccacctgaaCAGGGATGACTGCTCACGAACATCAGATGCAACCCACGCATAACCACCCTTAGCCGGCCAATTACTTTCCTCCAGTTCTTCAGGGGGATCTTCTCGGATCTCCCTCACTACTTCCATTGGCACCCCGCTTGTGCCAACTCCAACATTCACACCCTCTCCAC from Vigna unguiculata cultivar IT97K-499-35 chromosome 8, ASM411807v1, whole genome shotgun sequence encodes:
- the LOC114193381 gene encoding uncharacterized protein LOC114193381 isoform X2, which codes for MEEVTKMGYLGIVNKPHAVCIPYPAQGHINPMLKLAKLLHFNGFHITFVNTEYNHKRLLKSRGASSLNGPPSFRFETIPDGLPEYDVDVTQDVPSLCDSTRRTCLPHFRNLLAKVNNSDAPPVTCIVSDGVMSFTVDAAEELGVPEVLFWTTSACGFMCYVQYEHLIHKGITPLKGYMAQSGKKNLALFQALRKEMAAKAKEAGKAGVPNLQESVVEVHVHGGTKRRAELPARPGKGKDVKKIRAAILRSGDGAGSANGEKAPEAGLIELPEISVRKDISINLPDTVVNSIDNMEVDHIVRTMVEFGSKALVLGRRVGSLYRREVKEVGELQGKLDKLAEEKAALEKEKEGWEAERKRLVSWKVRCLDSEEKLDKRIGEMEEDYEDLKDKYDGAVGELDDLKNNVIQEHINGFEKGLRQAAFFYNDVDALDSRFDVDKDVVGGKLVGEDEEGEEGVGSEAPEAEKEADVTVEGDGNQAA